The window ctccGTTTTTGCACttaatgaaaaaaaaaggaaataaaacCTTACTTCTTCTGGATTAGTAAGACCACCTTTATAAAAAGCATGTGAAGCCATTCCATCCAATGCAAACGTATTCATCTCTTCGGTCCTTATCTGTATCTCCATTAGCGGTCTAACCCCACCACCACCATTAACATCAACCGCCATATGCAAACTCTTATAACCATTAGCTTTAGGTTGTGAAATATAATCTTTTGATCTACTTGGCACCTCATTCCACAAACCCCTAATCACCTCTTGAGCCCTATAACACGCTTTCTCACATTCATTTTCCTTAATCAACTTCAACGAAGGCTTCAGTATAACACGTAACCCTAAAATATCATTCACCTCCTCAGGCTTTCTCCCATCTCTCAATAACTTCTTCATAGTGCTATAATGACTTTTATACCTACCCTCAACCGATATCCCATCCACCATTTCCCCTAAAACCGAATCCGATTTTAGCAGTTGGAGCAGTTGTTCCTTGAGAATGTCTACTATCGGTTTACTTCCGGTTTCGTGGCTTCTTAACCATGTGTTTACGTGAAGATAGGAGTATGGAAACAAATAACGAAAACAAAGATCTTCAAGTTCGAGTGATAAAGAATTTGTCCCTATAGCGTGTGCTAATGGAGCATGGATCTTCATAACCTCAAGAGATACCATTTGTTGTTGGTATCGTGGGAGGTGATTTAGGTTTCTCATTTTATCAAGCTTAAGGGCAAGATCGAGAATTAAGGCGCGTACATCGTAATATGTTAGACAAAATTTTCGAAGGGCGGAAGCGGTTTCTTCATCGTATATGTCGATTTTGGACGCGATGTGTTTGACTCGAAAGGTTTCGTGTAATAAATGAGCAGTGCTAATACCGATTCTATCCTTTATTTGGTACATTGTTAGGGCATTTGCTTCAAGAACTTCACGTAGAATACCAACAGAAATAACTTCCGCATCCATCTAGAGGGGAATGAAATTTAATTGTTAGAAGTAGTTTGTTTTAAGGATGATATCACTAAATAGCAATCAAGTTTCACACATGTTCACCCTTTTCAAGAATTTTCACCTACTTTCAATTTTGTTCTATTGTTATGGAACTTGGTTAC of the Lactuca sativa cultivar Salinas chromosome 6, Lsat_Salinas_v11, whole genome shotgun sequence genome contains:
- the LOC111880475 gene encoding probable GTP diphosphokinase CRSH, chloroplastic — protein: MEVLMHTRSPYHLTLIFPKSSIKISTKFPFLLQTSTTSRGLHHTSFFVAATSTPLPLPPTSPVSLEQPGGKMVVELVGTFNELTERMKNSNRQLLSTSSSGLLFKTLKLCLPILQTLPLAPDGRSPLSRALSAAILLADLQMDAEVISVGILREVLEANALTMYQIKDRIGISTAHLLHETFRVKHIASKIDIYDEETASALRKFCLTYYDVRALILDLALKLDKMRNLNHLPRYQQQMVSLEVMKIHAPLAHAIGTNSLSLELEDLCFRYLFPYSYLHVNTWLRSHETGSKPIVDILKEQLLQLLKSDSVLGEMVDGISVEGRYKSHYSTMKKLLRDGRKPEEVNDILGLRVILKPSLKLIKENECEKACYRAQEVIRGLWNEVPSRSKDYISQPKANGYKSLHMAVDVNGGGGVRPLMEIQIRTEEMNTFALDGMASHAFYKGGLTNPEEAKHLKTIMIAAAEYAALRLKDFISTNPKNHVIDDGNRNRVFRFLDKNGDGKISIEELTEVMIELGAQGDDAREMMQLLDANSDGSLSSDEFDMFQKQVELMRGLEDRDDEYKTMLNEKLQVTDGSGLIQVYRKELEDRLAIT